In Paenibacillus sp. G2S3, a single window of DNA contains:
- a CDS encoding AraC family transcriptional regulator: protein MMNNPGNLSGRLLQNLKVTVTHAQLSNRYPGWNRTLETPAFNRLYFIDGGEGKVIINGITYYPKPGQLMIMPAGSTQTTETSMDDPYIRYYCHFDADIGEWPLFHAEKKLYICDSPNPDSIRAIFVEMIEQFQKDDVLSILRTQACLLNLIATCLESSDSSHTDFMTQFIHTGDQGKLAHVLHYIDKYLNKPIEIDELAELVHLHPNYFIPYFKRFMGVPPMHYVQLKRMEHAKRQLSYTDYSISDIAEQVGMELAHFSKYFKKAMGLSPSAYRNSTK from the coding sequence ATGATGAACAATCCAGGTAACTTATCAGGACGTCTCCTGCAGAATCTCAAGGTTACTGTGACCCATGCTCAACTTAGTAATCGATATCCCGGATGGAACCGCACGCTGGAAACTCCCGCTTTTAATCGGCTGTATTTTATTGATGGGGGTGAAGGAAAAGTAATTATAAATGGGATTACCTATTATCCGAAGCCAGGTCAGCTAATGATCATGCCTGCGGGAAGCACACAAACTACTGAAACTTCTATGGATGATCCATATATCCGTTATTACTGCCACTTTGATGCTGACATTGGAGAATGGCCCTTATTCCATGCGGAAAAAAAGTTATACATCTGCGATTCACCTAATCCAGATTCAATAAGAGCAATCTTCGTGGAGATGATCGAACAATTTCAAAAGGACGATGTCTTATCTATCCTTCGCACTCAGGCTTGTTTGCTGAATCTCATTGCCACTTGTCTTGAATCAAGCGACAGTAGTCATACAGATTTTATGACGCAATTCATACACACCGGTGACCAAGGCAAGCTGGCTCATGTGCTCCATTACATCGATAAATATCTGAATAAGCCCATAGAGATTGATGAATTAGCAGAGCTTGTCCACCTGCACCCAAACTATTTCATTCCTTATTTCAAAAGATTCATGGGGGTGCCTCCAATGCACTATGTTCAATTGAAACGTATGGAGCACGCTAAAAGACAGCTTTCTTACACAGATTACAGCATTTCGGATATTGCGGAACAAGTCGGCATGGAATTAGCTCATTTCTCTAAATATTTCAAAAAGGCAATGGGTCTTTCCCCATCCGCTTATCGGAATAGTACGAAGTAA
- a CDS encoding DUF2691 family protein, which produces MKRGITFKIPNDYGKVLGDLLKPFNTETFHWYIGGEESYFIQNDTLGEALFHEEIYGMDGRVLKELLENNEYYIIFANFKAFPQEKDVIDVQTYEEFLHSDCQFVLLVVDCEYASVYCKDQRMLEALCHNAISNGYDAVQYITNENDFRTRLSVW; this is translated from the coding sequence ATGAAACGAGGAATCACTTTTAAGATTCCAAATGATTACGGGAAAGTACTTGGAGATCTATTAAAGCCATTTAATACGGAGACATTCCATTGGTATATAGGTGGCGAGGAATCTTATTTTATTCAAAACGATACGTTAGGTGAAGCTCTGTTCCACGAAGAAATCTATGGGATGGACGGCAGGGTTTTGAAAGAACTTTTGGAGAATAATGAATATTATATTATCTTTGCGAACTTCAAGGCTTTTCCACAAGAGAAGGACGTAATAGATGTTCAGACCTATGAGGAGTTCTTACATAGTGATTGCCAGTTTGTACTTTTAGTCGTCGATTGTGAATATGCTTCGGTTTATTGTAAAGACCAGAGGATGCTTGAAGCACTGTGTCATAACGCAATTTCAAATGGATATGATGCTGTGCAATACATTACGAATGAAAATGACTTCAGAACAAGATTATCTGTATGGTAG
- a CDS encoding GNAT family N-acetyltransferase, which translates to MIIHIRTASFSDTQEIARLSSELGYPLNIEQLADRLQDIRNRKDHAVYVAESDSQLIGWIHANVRMLIESPPFVEICGLVVDGQYRGEGVGRQLVDTCERWAAQIGVNKIRVRTNQTREDAVRFYTRIGFSQKKAQFVLDKEL; encoded by the coding sequence ATGATCATACATATTAGGACAGCTTCATTTAGCGACACGCAAGAAATTGCAAGACTATCCAGTGAGCTCGGATATCCTTTAAATATCGAACAGCTGGCAGATAGACTTCAAGATATCAGAAATCGTAAAGATCATGCTGTTTATGTAGCAGAGTCGGATAGCCAATTAATCGGATGGATTCACGCCAATGTGCGAATGTTAATTGAATCTCCACCCTTTGTTGAAATTTGTGGTTTGGTGGTCGATGGGCAGTATCGCGGAGAAGGGGTCGGCAGACAACTTGTTGATACCTGTGAACGCTGGGCAGCACAAATTGGAGTGAACAAAATAAGAGTGCGCACCAACCAAACTAGAGAAGATGCGGTACGTTTCTATACACGTATTGGATTTTCGCAGAAGAAAGCTCAGTTCGTGCTTGATAAGGAACTTTGA
- a CDS encoding sugar phosphate isomerase/epimerase, with protein MKRSTIAAQMYTLREFTQTAEDLRSTFQKVSAMGYESIQISSIGPIDPKLVKAYADEAGLTICATHVSWDRLVNDLEALATEHKLWNCKYIGLGSLPEEFRTGLDSYRKFAKLISEIAITLKEQHGLQFVYHNHDFEFERFESITGMEVLLNETDPAVGFILDLYWVQAGGASPEEWIRKVEGRMQVVHLKDMAIVDRKQVFAEIGEGNMNYDEIITACRETDIEWYVVEQDVCRRDPFESLEISLRYLLNLL; from the coding sequence ATGAAACGTTCGACGATTGCAGCTCAAATGTACACTTTGCGTGAGTTTACTCAAACCGCGGAGGATTTAAGATCAACTTTTCAAAAGGTATCGGCAATGGGTTATGAGAGCATTCAGATTTCATCCATTGGGCCGATCGACCCGAAGCTAGTTAAAGCATATGCGGATGAAGCAGGATTGACTATATGTGCGACCCATGTGTCCTGGGATCGGTTAGTGAACGATTTGGAGGCTCTGGCCACAGAGCATAAGCTCTGGAATTGCAAATACATTGGACTTGGAAGTTTGCCAGAAGAATTTCGTACTGGGCTTGATAGCTACCGGAAATTTGCGAAATTGATATCTGAAATTGCAATAACACTAAAAGAACAACACGGTCTGCAATTTGTCTATCATAATCATGATTTTGAATTCGAACGCTTTGAGAGTATTACCGGGATGGAAGTGCTGCTTAATGAGACTGATCCTGCAGTTGGTTTCATACTAGATTTATATTGGGTTCAGGCAGGTGGCGCGAGTCCAGAAGAATGGATACGTAAAGTGGAAGGCAGAATGCAGGTTGTACATTTAAAGGATATGGCGATTGTTGATAGGAAACAGGTCTTTGCTGAAATTGGTGAAGGAAACATGAACTATGATGAGATCATTACTGCATGCCGAGAAACAGACATTGAATGGTATGTAGTGGAGCAGGATGTTTGCCGTCGTGATCCTTTTGAAAGCTTGGAGATTAGTCTGCGCTATCTGCTTAACCTATTATAG
- a CDS encoding ABC transporter ATP-binding protein, whose amino-acid sequence MSAKLLMKQVTKTYGDGDTTVSVLNNLNLVVNEGEFVAVLGPSGTGKSTFLSAAGALLTPTSGEIFIDGESLTDKSKSELTELRLEKIGFMFQSAQLLPYLKVEEQLLFVAKQGKMSSKEAKERATDLMKRLDIWKRRNHYPEQLSGGEKQRVAIARAWMNKPAILFADEPTASLDFKRGREVVKMIAEEVKNEGKAAVMVTHDERMLEWCDRVLHLEDGRLVEYELSKK is encoded by the coding sequence ATGAGTGCGAAATTATTGATGAAGCAAGTGACCAAAACCTACGGTGATGGCGATACAACGGTATCTGTTCTAAACAATTTGAATCTTGTAGTCAATGAAGGGGAATTCGTTGCCGTCCTTGGACCTTCGGGAACAGGAAAGAGTACATTCCTATCAGCAGCGGGTGCGCTTCTTACGCCAACCAGTGGTGAGATTTTCATAGATGGAGAATCTCTTACAGATAAAAGTAAAAGTGAGCTGACCGAGCTACGATTAGAAAAGATAGGCTTTATGTTCCAAAGCGCACAGCTATTGCCCTACTTGAAGGTAGAAGAGCAGCTTCTCTTTGTTGCTAAACAGGGGAAGATGAGTTCTAAGGAAGCTAAGGAACGGGCAACAGATTTGATGAAACGTCTGGATATCTGGAAACGTCGAAATCATTATCCTGAGCAGCTATCTGGCGGGGAGAAGCAACGTGTAGCGATCGCAAGAGCGTGGATGAATAAACCCGCCATCTTGTTTGCTGATGAACCAACAGCGAGTTTGGATTTCAAACGAGGTAGAGAAGTTGTGAAAATGATTGCTGAAGAAGTAAAGAATGAGGGTAAAGCTGCGGTAATGGTCACTCATGATGAACGGATGCTCGAATGGTGTGATCGCGTGCTGCATCTGGAAGATGGACGTCTGGTTGAATACGAGTTAAGCAAAAAATAG
- a CDS encoding malate:quinone oxidoreductase, with protein sequence MGKSATETDVILIGAGIMSATLGTLLKELVPDWKIKVFEKLENAGEESSNEWNNAGTGHAALCELNYTVEKSDGTVDISKAIQINEQFQLSMQFWSYLVNRKLIHNPQDFIMPLPHMSLVLGEKDVAFLKRRFEALSKNPLFQGMEFSDDSSKLIEWIPLIIQNRPSNEPIAATKIDSGTDVNFGALTRILFDHLKSKNVDLHYKHSVNGIKRTSDGSWDLRVKNDSGTIEHHTAKFVFVGGGGGSLHILQKSGIPEGKHIGGFPVSGIFMVCNKPEVIAQHHAKVYGKAKVGAPPMSVPHLDTRFIDNKKSLLFGPFAGFSPKFLKTGSMFDLITSVKPDNLLTMLSAGAKNMSLTKYLIEQVLLSKEKRMEELRVFIPNAKIEDWDLVVAGQRVQVIKDTEDGKGILQFGTEVISAADGSIAALLGASPGASTAVHVMLEVLNKCFPQHIKEWEPKIKEMIPSYGLSLLENPELLHEVHTLTATTLGLGGKERVHS encoded by the coding sequence ATGGGCAAAAGTGCAACTGAAACAGACGTCATTTTAATTGGTGCTGGAATCATGAGTGCGACTTTAGGAACACTTTTAAAAGAATTAGTACCGGATTGGAAGATTAAAGTGTTTGAAAAGCTCGAAAATGCAGGTGAGGAAAGCTCTAATGAATGGAATAATGCAGGAACTGGACATGCGGCGCTCTGCGAGCTTAACTACACTGTCGAAAAATCCGATGGAACAGTAGATATAAGTAAAGCTATCCAAATTAATGAACAGTTTCAGCTTTCAATGCAATTTTGGTCTTATTTGGTAAATCGTAAGCTGATACATAATCCGCAGGACTTTATCATGCCCTTGCCCCATATGAGTTTGGTACTAGGGGAGAAGGATGTAGCTTTTTTGAAGAGAAGATTTGAAGCGCTGTCAAAAAATCCTTTGTTTCAAGGTATGGAATTCTCTGATGACTCAAGTAAACTAATAGAATGGATACCGCTTATTATACAAAACCGTCCATCGAATGAACCTATAGCTGCAACAAAAATTGACTCTGGCACAGATGTTAACTTTGGTGCTTTAACGCGCATATTATTTGATCACTTAAAGAGTAAAAATGTAGATCTTCATTATAAACATAGTGTGAATGGAATCAAACGTACTAGTGATGGATCGTGGGACTTGAGAGTTAAGAACGACAGCGGTACCATTGAACACCATACTGCAAAATTTGTCTTTGTTGGTGGCGGGGGAGGAAGCTTGCATATCCTGCAAAAATCCGGTATACCTGAAGGCAAACATATTGGAGGATTCCCGGTAAGTGGAATATTTATGGTGTGTAATAAACCAGAGGTTATAGCGCAGCATCATGCAAAAGTATACGGTAAAGCTAAGGTTGGAGCGCCTCCAATGTCTGTTCCACATCTGGACACTAGATTTATTGACAACAAAAAATCGTTGCTATTTGGACCGTTTGCTGGCTTCTCGCCAAAATTTTTAAAAACCGGTTCAATGTTTGATTTGATCACTTCCGTAAAACCGGATAATCTTCTAACGATGTTGTCAGCAGGTGCGAAGAACATGTCTCTGACCAAATACCTGATCGAGCAAGTATTGTTATCGAAAGAAAAGCGCATGGAGGAATTACGAGTGTTTATCCCTAATGCCAAAATCGAGGATTGGGATTTAGTCGTAGCAGGCCAACGCGTGCAGGTTATCAAAGATACAGAGGATGGCAAAGGTATTCTCCAATTTGGTACAGAGGTAATTAGCGCCGCAGATGGTTCGATTGCAGCATTGCTTGGGGCTTCTCCAGGTGCTTCTACAGCTGTTCACGTAATGCTTGAAGTGCTTAACAAATGTTTCCCTCAGCATATAAAAGAGTGGGAACCGAAAATTAAAGAAATGATTCCTTCTTATGGCCTTTCACTACTGGAAAATCCAGAGCTATTACATGAAGTGCATACTTTAACGGCAACAACATTGGGTCTAGGTGGAAAAGAGCGAGTGCATAGTTAA
- a CDS encoding Gfo/Idh/MocA family oxidoreductase has translation MSTVRYGIIGIGNMGTAHAQSLLSEIKGAELTAVCDIREERLKWAEEQLPENVRKYSTPMELFESRVMDAVLICTPHYDHPTLAIEAFQHGYHVLVEKPAGVYTKAVQQMNDAAAESDRKFGIMYNQRTNPLYQKLRDLIQSGELGEIRRTNWIITDWYRSQNYYNSGGWRATWAGEGGGVLLNQDPHQLDLWQWTTGMMPKRIRAFCHFGKYRNIEVEDDVTAYVEYENGATGLFITTTGEAPGTNRFEINGDNGKIVVEDGKLTFWRLRTPEPQFNAEFTGGFGSPECWKCEIPVHDGVGEQHKGILRNFTNAILHDEELLAPGEEGIKGLTLSNAMYLSAWTDNWVELPMDSDLFYEKLMEQVRNSTFQKETSESKTLNVKGTH, from the coding sequence ATGAGTACAGTTCGTTATGGAATTATTGGCATTGGAAATATGGGAACCGCACATGCGCAAAGTCTGCTGAGTGAGATTAAGGGGGCTGAGCTTACAGCCGTATGTGATATAAGGGAAGAACGTTTGAAATGGGCTGAAGAGCAATTGCCCGAGAACGTAAGGAAGTATTCTACTCCGATGGAATTATTCGAGTCACGTGTCATGGATGCGGTATTAATCTGCACTCCGCATTATGATCACCCTACACTTGCGATTGAGGCTTTTCAACATGGTTATCATGTATTGGTCGAGAAACCTGCAGGAGTATATACGAAAGCTGTTCAACAAATGAATGATGCAGCAGCGGAGTCTGATCGCAAATTTGGAATCATGTACAATCAGCGTACTAATCCTTTGTATCAGAAGCTGAGAGATCTTATTCAGTCTGGTGAGTTAGGTGAGATCCGCCGGACGAATTGGATTATTACCGACTGGTATAGATCGCAGAACTACTACAACTCTGGTGGCTGGCGGGCGACATGGGCGGGTGAAGGTGGTGGGGTATTGCTTAATCAAGATCCTCATCAGCTAGATTTATGGCAGTGGACGACAGGCATGATGCCGAAGCGGATAAGAGCATTTTGCCACTTTGGAAAATATCGCAACATTGAGGTTGAAGATGATGTAACCGCTTATGTGGAATACGAGAATGGCGCTACAGGTTTGTTTATTACTACAACTGGAGAGGCACCGGGAACTAATCGTTTTGAAATCAATGGCGATAATGGAAAAATCGTAGTGGAAGACGGGAAGCTAACCTTTTGGCGTTTACGTACACCGGAGCCGCAGTTCAACGCAGAGTTCACGGGAGGTTTCGGTAGTCCAGAATGTTGGAAATGTGAGATACCCGTACATGATGGCGTAGGGGAGCAGCATAAAGGAATTCTACGGAACTTTACGAATGCCATTTTACATGATGAAGAGTTACTTGCTCCCGGGGAGGAAGGGATTAAAGGGCTAACCCTTTCGAATGCCATGTATTTATCGGCTTGGACGGACAATTGGGTGGAGCTACCGATGGATTCGGATTTATTCTACGAGAAGCTGATGGAACAAGTGAGAAACTCGACTTTTCAAAAGGAAACCTCAGAGTCTAAAACATTGAATGTTAAAGGAACTCATTAA
- a CDS encoding Gfo/Idh/MocA family oxidoreductase gives MNIKDGMNYAPTYEAKPVVKPGEFIFAAIALDHGHIYGMCNGLVEAGAELKWVYDPDEEKVKAFIAKYPGVRAAGSMDEILENPEVRLIAAAAVPSERGPLGNKVMAHGKDYFTDKTPFTTLEQLDSARAMAAATNQKYMVYFSERLHVESAIYAGQLIRQGAIGRVLQVIGLGPHRLNASSRPEWFFEREKYGGILCDIGSHQIEQFLYYTDCQDASVVHSKVANYNHSSYPELEDFGDATLVGDNGATQYFRVDWFTPDGLGTWGDGRTMIMGTEGYIELRKYSDIGRSNTPDHVYWVNGEGEHYEHVAGKVGFPFFGELILDCLNRTEQAMTQAHVFKAAELCLKAQAQATNLTPNQLK, from the coding sequence ATGAATATAAAAGATGGAATGAACTATGCCCCCACGTATGAAGCTAAACCAGTAGTAAAGCCAGGTGAATTCATATTTGCTGCGATCGCGCTAGATCACGGTCATATTTACGGGATGTGCAATGGGCTCGTTGAGGCAGGGGCAGAGCTGAAATGGGTATATGATCCGGATGAAGAGAAGGTTAAAGCGTTCATAGCCAAATATCCGGGAGTTAGGGCTGCTGGGTCTATGGATGAAATATTGGAAAATCCTGAGGTCCGCTTAATTGCGGCGGCGGCAGTTCCTTCAGAACGTGGCCCTTTAGGAAATAAGGTTATGGCTCACGGGAAGGATTATTTTACGGATAAGACCCCTTTCACAACACTTGAACAGCTGGATTCTGCTAGAGCTATGGCAGCAGCCACCAATCAGAAGTATATGGTTTACTTTAGTGAACGACTTCATGTTGAAAGCGCAATCTATGCGGGACAGTTGATCCGTCAGGGGGCTATTGGTCGTGTACTTCAAGTTATTGGATTAGGTCCGCATCGTTTAAATGCTTCTAGCCGTCCAGAATGGTTCTTTGAGCGGGAGAAATATGGGGGGATTCTCTGCGATATCGGCAGCCACCAAATTGAACAATTTTTGTATTATACAGATTGTCAGGATGCTTCAGTTGTTCACAGTAAGGTAGCTAATTATAATCATTCTTCATATCCTGAATTGGAGGACTTTGGTGATGCGACGCTTGTTGGGGACAATGGGGCAACTCAGTATTTCCGAGTAGATTGGTTTACGCCAGACGGGCTCGGAACCTGGGGAGATGGGCGTACAATGATCATGGGTACTGAAGGCTACATAGAGCTCCGCAAGTACAGTGATATCGGGCGTTCAAATACACCGGATCATGTGTACTGGGTGAACGGAGAAGGAGAGCATTATGAGCATGTGGCTGGAAAGGTCGGATTTCCGTTCTTTGGTGAGCTTATCCTTGATTGTCTGAACCGGACGGAGCAGGCCATGACACAAGCACATGTCTTCAAGGCAGCTGAACTATGTTTGAAGGCTCAAGCCCAAGCGACTAATCTAACCCCTAATCAACTTAAATAG
- a CDS encoding VOC family protein, which yields MGAQINSYLMSEDARGQANFYVESLGGEIQFFTTYGETPETPEAIKDKIMHLALNVAGSNTLMFADSFEPVSYNRNISLSLNYDDETEARTAYAKLSEGGESKYPFSLQPWGAFYGEVIDRFGVTWMITKQ from the coding sequence ATGGGAGCACAAATTAACTCTTATTTGATGTCGGAGGATGCAAGAGGTCAAGCGAATTTTTATGTGGAGTCACTAGGTGGCGAAATTCAGTTTTTCACCACATATGGTGAGACTCCGGAAACACCTGAGGCGATAAAAGATAAAATCATGCATTTGGCTTTGAATGTGGCGGGATCGAATACATTAATGTTTGCCGATTCCTTCGAGCCTGTTTCGTATAACCGCAACATCAGCCTTTCTTTGAACTATGATGATGAGACAGAAGCTAGAACGGCATATGCCAAGCTAAGCGAGGGCGGTGAAAGTAAATATCCATTCTCTCTACAGCCTTGGGGTGCTTTTTATGGTGAAGTCATCGATAGGTTTGGTGTGACGTGGATGATTACCAAGCAGTAA
- a CDS encoding Gfo/Idh/MocA family oxidoreductase: MNQLGVAIIGCGAIFPLHAKSISSIKDVNLLTVVDIDADKATRAGIEYACHATDDYREILNDKRIDVVHLCTPHYLHAEMAVELLRAGKHVLTEKPIAVDLPSAKLMLEAAEVSSGQLGVVFQNRYNDASVYIKKTIDSGDLGKLLCMKGVVTWHRNESYYKDSNWRGRWFSEGGGVLINQTIHTLDLLQWYGGEITSVKGSITTDVLDGVIEVEDTAHACIDFTNNVRGLFYGTNTYLENSPVELELVFEEGTLNLRRDHLYLWKDGKETLVCEPIFSPTEGKSYWGTGHKRLIEDFYGHILSGRKFWLDGTEGIKALKLVKDIYSSSQRNK, encoded by the coding sequence ATGAACCAACTTGGAGTTGCGATCATTGGCTGCGGGGCGATTTTTCCTCTCCATGCTAAATCAATATCGTCTATAAAAGATGTAAATCTACTTACAGTTGTAGATATAGATGCTGATAAAGCTACACGTGCCGGAATAGAATACGCCTGCCATGCCACTGATGATTATAGGGAAATACTAAACGATAAACGTATTGATGTTGTACATCTCTGTACCCCTCATTATCTTCATGCAGAAATGGCTGTAGAGCTATTACGTGCAGGGAAGCATGTATTAACAGAAAAGCCAATCGCCGTCGACCTGCCTTCAGCCAAGCTTATGCTGGAAGCAGCGGAAGTGAGCTCTGGCCAGCTTGGTGTGGTGTTCCAGAACCGCTATAATGATGCTTCCGTTTATATTAAGAAGACTATAGATTCTGGTGATTTAGGGAAATTGCTTTGTATGAAAGGTGTCGTAACCTGGCATCGAAACGAAAGTTATTACAAAGATAGCAACTGGAGAGGACGATGGTTTTCGGAAGGTGGAGGTGTTCTAATCAATCAGACCATTCATACCTTGGACTTACTCCAGTGGTATGGGGGTGAAATTACTTCCGTGAAGGGCAGTATAACCACGGATGTGTTGGATGGTGTCATTGAAGTAGAAGATACTGCCCATGCTTGTATCGACTTCACCAATAATGTTCGCGGGCTGTTTTATGGTACGAATACCTATCTTGAGAACTCACCGGTGGAGTTGGAGTTAGTTTTTGAAGAGGGGACTCTTAACCTCCGGCGAGACCACTTATATCTTTGGAAAGATGGAAAGGAAACCTTGGTTTGTGAACCTATATTCAGTCCTACGGAAGGTAAATCGTATTGGGGGACTGGGCATAAGAGACTAATTGAGGACTTCTATGGCCATATTTTGAGCGGACGAAAGTTTTGGTTGGACGGTACTGAGGGGATAAAAGCGCTGAAGCTGGTGAAGGATATTTATAGTTCATCACAGAGGAATAAGTAA
- a CDS encoding LysR family transcriptional regulator, which translates to MIVDTLRVFVTVAEQSHFSKAGELLNLSQPGVSLHIRNLENELGAKLLHRSSKQVKLTEAGTILYNHAKQILAHFEEAHQEIQMLQDEVTGSIHIGASFTIGEYILPSRLAEFANQYPHVKLQVTIGNTEEIIGGVRTNELDIGFIEGEAHENDLIVTPYMKDEMIIISPANHPLSKMVSVEQGMLQNQVWVLRELGSGTRAFSDHFIQEEEICVKRSYVFNSSQGVKEAVSSGLGIAMLSRWIVRKELASGEIYELPIRHHHLERQFSIIRHKESPSSMATNVFIQKLLVSRKDK; encoded by the coding sequence ATGATTGTGGATACATTACGGGTTTTCGTTACAGTTGCTGAGCAAAGTCATTTCTCTAAAGCAGGAGAATTACTGAATCTATCTCAACCCGGTGTCAGTCTACATATCCGGAATCTTGAGAATGAACTAGGCGCAAAGCTTCTACACCGATCTTCGAAACAAGTGAAATTAACCGAAGCAGGTACAATTCTTTATAATCATGCCAAACAAATATTGGCTCACTTCGAAGAAGCTCATCAGGAAATACAAATGCTGCAGGATGAGGTTACTGGCAGTATACATATTGGTGCGAGCTTTACGATTGGAGAGTATATATTGCCCTCAAGACTTGCGGAATTTGCAAATCAATACCCGCATGTCAAACTTCAGGTGACGATCGGTAATACTGAAGAAATTATTGGTGGGGTTAGAACCAATGAATTGGATATTGGGTTCATCGAAGGAGAAGCGCATGAGAATGATCTGATCGTCACGCCTTACATGAAGGACGAGATGATTATCATCTCCCCTGCCAACCACCCTTTGTCAAAAATGGTCTCTGTAGAGCAAGGGATGCTGCAAAATCAGGTTTGGGTGCTGCGAGAGCTTGGTTCTGGAACGCGTGCTTTCAGCGATCACTTTATTCAAGAAGAAGAGATTTGTGTCAAAAGATCTTATGTCTTCAACAGTAGCCAGGGAGTTAAGGAAGCGGTCTCCTCCGGTTTGGGAATCGCTATGCTCTCCAGATGGATTGTGCGCAAAGAATTAGCAAGCGGCGAAATCTATGAGCTCCCCATCAGACACCATCATCTTGAAAGACAATTCTCCATCATCCGCCACAAAGAAAGCCCCTCCTCCATGGCTACCAATGTCTTTATTCAAAAACTACTTGTCTCTAGAAAAGACAAGTAG
- a CDS encoding ABC transporter permease translates to MVIMLLVSFLVLFVTGLARGLAYANISAIENMPANYYVVQKDADQTFRRSQLTDTELNSVRAVVGDNNASSLALQMSTVTTNDADTKADVTFFAVDMNGLLAPKVIEGDKITNDTQGSVIVDRDLEQSGIKIGSTIQDQATGKEFKVTGYVENSSYSHTPVVYINNKDWQEMRQGVNQGSEATSGVPFNVIALNANAGQVDKISANTKNVEVITQKEAISNIPGYSSEQGSLLMMIAFLFVIAGFVLAVFFYVITIQKTSQFGILKAMGTKMSYLAWSVVGQVMILAIASLSISLLLTFGMNQVLPDTMPFQLEPSTILLTSGLFVGMSLLGSLISVAKVAKVDALEAIGRAGA, encoded by the coding sequence ATGTTATTGGTTTCCTTTCTTGTGCTTTTCGTAACAGGACTGGCCAGAGGGTTAGCGTATGCTAACATCTCAGCAATAGAGAATATGCCGGCAAACTATTATGTGGTGCAGAAGGATGCGGATCAGACGTTTAGACGTTCTCAGTTAACGGATACGGAGCTCAATAGTGTTCGAGCGGTAGTAGGAGACAATAATGCTTCCTCACTCGCTCTACAGATGAGTACAGTGACTACGAACGATGCGGATACCAAAGCAGACGTAACTTTTTTCGCAGTAGATATGAATGGTTTACTTGCTCCAAAAGTGATTGAAGGTGACAAGATTACGAATGACACGCAGGGAAGTGTCATCGTTGATCGTGACTTGGAGCAGTCAGGCATTAAGATTGGTAGTACGATCCAAGATCAGGCAACTGGGAAGGAATTTAAAGTTACAGGATATGTTGAGAATAGCTCATACAGTCATACCCCGGTAGTCTATATTAACAATAAAGATTGGCAGGAAATGAGACAGGGTGTTAATCAAGGTAGTGAGGCTACATCCGGAGTTCCTTTTAATGTAATTGCGCTTAATGCAAACGCAGGGCAAGTGGATAAGATCTCTGCAAATACGAAAAATGTGGAAGTTATTACGCAAAAAGAAGCGATCTCTAATATTCCGGGTTATTCATCAGAACAAGGTTCCCTGCTTATGATGATTGCGTTCCTGTTCGTAATCGCTGGGTTTGTTCTAGCTGTATTCTTCTATGTCATTACAATTCAGAAAACAAGCCAGTTTGGCATTCTGAAAGCTATGGGTACAAAAATGTCTTACTTGGCCTGGAGCGTAGTTGGGCAGGTTATGATATTGGCCATTGCAAGTCTTAGCATTAGCTTGCTACTAACCTTTGGAATGAACCAGGTATTACCAGACACCATGCCATTCCAACTGGAACCTTCAACGATTCTATTAACCAGCGGCTTGTTCGTGGGGATGTCTCTTTTAGGATCACTTATTTCTGTCGCTAAAGTGGCTAAAGTAGATGCATTAGAAGCAATTGGGAGGGCTGGAGCATGA